The Lycium ferocissimum isolate CSIRO_LF1 chromosome 10, AGI_CSIRO_Lferr_CH_V1, whole genome shotgun sequence genome window below encodes:
- the LOC132034581 gene encoding uncharacterized protein LOC132034581, with product MLSRVLKNVESTDSFCKETRDEMKSLGQVVGSHSTSIKQLESQLGQISATLNQRKKGTLPSDTVANPKNDRDHKCHAITTKSGKTIRGEKLVKENLVIDDEKLVKKPMVVKEELSQKKKRASIENPIIIEQVPKNNEASKGKEAVEEVPRALPPVRKPPPFPQRLVHVKADDGKFLKFIEKLKELSINIPMVEALEQMPRYAKFMKDLVTKRRHSSFDVVGVTRHCSSIMTKALIQKKEDPRVFIIPCTIGTYKFAKALCDLRVSINLVPFAIFNKLGLGTPRTITMRLLMADRIVKKSVGILYDVFVRVDQFIFLAAFVILDCEVDFEVPIILGRPFWVTGRALVDVERGELKFRTNDEEITFHICKSMKQPVDMSVVSVIDVIDGAMVSTVEYEHVDEMLSVV from the coding sequence ATGCTATCAAGAGTATTGAAGAACGTGGAGTCAACCGATTCCTTTTGTAAAGAAAcaagagatgaaatgaaaagctTAGGGCAAGTTGTAGGTTCTCACTCAACTTCCATCAAGCAATTAGAATcacaacttggccaaatctcgGCTACTctcaatcaaagaaaaaaaggaacacTCCCTAGTGATACGGTTGCAAACCCAAAGAATGATCGTGATCATAAATGCCATGCAATCACTACTAAGAGTGGCAAGACAATTAGGGGAGAGAAATTGgtaaaagaaaatttggttATTGATGATGAGAAACTTGTGAAAAAGCCCATGGTTGTTAAGGAAGAACTGAGTCAAAAGAAGAAGCGGGCTAGTATTGAAAATCCTATTATTATTGAACAAGTACCCAAAAATAATGAAGcttcaaaaggaaaagaagcgGTAGAGGAAGTGCCAAGGGCTTTACCGCCCGTTCGAAAGCCTCCTCCATTTCCTCAGCGATTGGTACACGTGAAAGCGGATGATGGTAAGTTTCTTAAGTTTATCGAGAAATTGAAAGAACTTTCAATCAACATCCCTATGGTGGAAGCACTTGAACAAATGCCTAGGTATGCAAAATTCATGAAAGATCTTGTGACCAAGAGGAGACATTCTAGTTTTGACGTAGTGGGGGTTACACGTCATTGTAGTTCTATTATGACAAAAGCCTTGATTCAAAAGAAGGAAGATCCAAGAGTTTTCATCATTCCTTGCACTATTGGGACGTACAAATTTGCAAAGGCATTATGTGATCTTAGAGTGAGCATCAATTTGGTGCCGTTTGCTATCTTTAACAAGTTGGGTTTGGGCACTCCCCGAACCATAACAATGAGGTTGCTAATGGCGGATAGAATCGTGAAGAAATCGGTGGGTATTCTTTATGATGTGTTTGTGAGAGTTGATCAATTCATTTTTCTAGCCGCCTTTGTGATTTTGGATTGTGAAGTTGACTTCGAGGTGCCCATAATCTTGGGACGGCCATTTTGGGTTACAGGGCGTGCTCTTGTAGATGTGGAGAGGGGTGAACTAAAATTTAGAACGAATGATGAAGAGATCACCTTCCATATTTGCAAATCGATGAAGCAACCGGTGGACATGAGTGTAGTGTCGGTTATTGATGTAATTGATGGAGCTATGGTGTCAACTGTTGAGTACGAACATGTAGATGAGATGTTGTCAGTGGTCTAG